A window of the Apteryx mantelli isolate bAptMan1 chromosome 23, bAptMan1.hap1, whole genome shotgun sequence genome harbors these coding sequences:
- the RPUSD4 gene encoding pseudouridylate synthase RPUSD4, mitochondrial → MAAASGGGGLRLWRPAAALGQAARGVCSGRQAAAAAAAAAPRAEELAQRLRARKSEREKREVPKDPLRRRIRELASLSQQLQRVHPNVLAKALRRGVVYQDDEIVAINKPYGLPVHGGPGVKTCVADVLPILAEMLEKARARPLHLCHRLDKETTGVMVLARSKEAAEKIRFLFKTRQVEKVYWAISLGEPEPPEGLVEIPIVEKEVQSHQSHYKMTLAPNYRLAPEDGKAVKIRKNRNAESAVTRYRVLASSSACSLLELRPITGVKHQIRVHLAYGLGCPILGDHKYSHWSKLAPQKLPEIALKRLKLEQSKTRCLPLHLHALRLSLPAGAGGDERLEFACRPPRFFSDAALRLKLEVPKPGEEAG, encoded by the exons atggcggcggcgtcgggcggcggcgggctgcggctGTGGCGGCCCGCCGCAGCCCTGGGCCAGGCCGCGCGCGGCGTCTGCAGCGGGCggcaggccgcggcggcggcggcggcggcggcgccgcgggccgagGAGCTGGCGCAGCGGCTGCGGGCGCGGAAGAGCGAGCGGGAGAAGCGGGAG GTGCCCAAAGACCCGCTCCGGAGACGGATCCGAGAGCTCGCCTCCCTGAGCCAGCAGCTGCAGCGCGTCCACCCCAACGTGCTGGCCAAAGCGCTCCGGCGGGGCGTCGTGTACCAGGACGACGAGATCGTGGCGATCAACAAACCCTACGGCCTCCCGGTGCACG GCGGCCCCGGCGTCAAGACCTGCGTCGCCGACGTGCTGCCGATCTTGGCCGAGATGCTGGAGAAGGCGCGAGCGCGGCCGCTGCACCTGTGTCACCGGCTGGACAAGGAGACCACGGGCGTGATGGTGCTGGCCCGGAGCAAGGAGGCGGCGGAAAAAATCCGGTTCCTCTTCAAAACCCGCCAGGTGGAGAAGGTCTACTG GGCCATCAGTTTGGGAGAGCCGGAGCCTCCCGAGGGGCTCGTGGAGATCCCCATTGTGGAGAAGGAGGTGCAGAGCCACCAGTCGCACTACAAG ATGACGCTGGCTCCAAACTACCGCCTGGCTCCCGAGGACGGGAAGGCGGTGAAGATCCGCAAGAACCGCAATGCTGAAAGCGCCGTCACCCGGTACCGCGTCCTGGCCAGCTCTTCCGCCTGTTCCCTCTTGGAGCTCCGGCCCATCACGG GAGTGAAGCACCAGATCCGGGTTCACCTGGCCTACGGATTGGGCTGCCCCATCCTGGGGGATCACAAATACTCGCACTGGAGCAAGCTGGCGCCCCAG AAACTTCCGGAAATCGCCTTGAAGAGGCTGAAACTGGAGCAGAGCAAAACTCGCTGCCTCCCCCTGCACCTCCACGCTCTCCGGCTCTCCctgcccgccggcgccggcggggaTGAGCGCCTGGAATTTGCCTGCAGACCACCCCGCTTCTTCTCCGACGCCGCGCTCAGGCTGAAGCTGGAGGTTCCCAAGCCCGGAGAAGAGGCCGGATGA
- the PANX3 gene encoding pannexin-3 gives MSLSHAAAEFMLSDALLPHPGGSRPPRLRLELPSDRGLKFVSVGLPLFLVSLAFAHEFSAGSQISCFAPANFTGKQAAYADAACWESLVHHGFDAQGRAVTKSLWALKVFPYSLLLVAVLMYLPCLLWRSAAAPALRSDLLFVIDELDKSYNRSVRLVQHMRKVQQASAEPERFWEEYERAREERYFEFPLLERYLACKQRSRSLVLVYLLRNLLLLLFLAATCLYLVFLHLHVFFQDEFSCSIKTGLLRAEPHVPPLIPCKLVFFSVFQLIGLSVGGVYVLLAPVAVYNALRLCRWDKGLLAVYEMLPAFDLLSRRMLACPVNDLNVVLLFLRANVSRLTSYGRLGAVSALREAAPNKGDIDTVVDFMTLLAGLETSKPKRRDCAADAAAGTDGEARGTKPRAEGEEKGARDSLGSA, from the exons ATGTCCCTCTCGCACGCCGCCGCCGAGTTCATGCTCTCCGACGCCCTGCTCCCGCATCCCGGCGGCTCCCGCCCCCCGCGCCTGCGCCTGGAGCTGCCCAGCGACCGCGGGCTCAAGTTCGTCTCCGTGGGGCTGCCGCTTTTCCTCGTCTCCCTGGCTTTCGCCCACGAGTTTTCCGCTG GCTCGCAGATCAGCTGCTTCGCCCCCGCCAACTTCACGGGGAAGCAGGCCGCCTACGCCGACGCGGCCTGCTGGGAATCGCTCGTCCACCACGGCTTCGACGCCCAGGGCCGCGCCGTCACCAAGTCCCTCTGGGCCCTCAAG GTCTTCCCCTACTCGCTGCTGCTCGTCGCCGTGCTCATGTACCTGCCCTGCCTGCTGTGGCGCTCCGCGGCCGCTCCGGCGCTCCGCTCCGACCTCCTCTTCGTCATCGACGAGCTCGACAAGTCCTACAACCGCTCCGTGCGCCTGGTGCAGCACATGAGGAAGGTGCAGCAGGCCAGCGCCGAACCCGAGCGCTTCTGGGAGGAGTACGAGAG GGCCCGGGAGGAGAGATACTTTGAGTTCCCGCTGCTGGAGCGCTACCTCGCCTGCAAGCAACGTTCCCGCTCCCTGGTGCTCGTCTACCTCCTGAggaacctgctgctgctcctgttcttggcCGCCACCTGCCTCTACCTGGTCTTCCTCCACCTCCACGTCTTCTTCCAGGACGAGTTCAGCTGCTCCATCAAAACGGGGCTGCTGCGGGCCGAGCCCCACGTGCCGCCGCTCATCCCCTGCAAGCTGGTCTTCTTCTCCGTCTTCCAGCTCATCGGCCTCTCCGTGGGCGGCGTCTACGTCCTCCTGGCGCCCGTCGCCGTCTACAACGCCCTGCGGCTCTGCCGGTGGGACAAGGGGCTGCTCGCCGTCTACGAGATGCTGCCCGCCTTCGACCTGCTCAGCCGCCGCATGCTCGCCTGCCCCGTCAACGACCTCAACGTGGTCCTGCTCTTCCTGCGGGCCAACGTCTCCCGGCTGACGTCCTACGGCCGCCTCGGCGCCGTGAGCGCCCTGCGCGAAGCCGCCCCCAACAAGGGGGACATCGACACCGTCGTCGACTTCATGACGCTGCTCGCCGGCTTGGAGACCTCCAAGCCCAAACGCCGGGATTGCGCTGCCGATGCCGCTGCCGGCACCGACGGCGAGGCCCGAG GAACGAAGCCGCGAGCGGAAGGCGAGGAAAAAGGCGCCAGGGACTCGCTCGGCTCGGCCTGA